The sequence below is a genomic window from Theobroma cacao cultivar B97-61/B2 chromosome 6, Criollo_cocoa_genome_V2, whole genome shotgun sequence.
TACTCATATCTTCTTCAAATGAGATTTGTGACAACCCTGGTGACGGCAAGTTAAGAACTAGAAAAGGGATTccggtttttttttttttttaattgtacaTAAAACTGTAAACAGATCGCATAATGTCTCTgcccaaaataaaaaaaaattggataaataATGTAAATAAGTGATAAAGTTTGTTGGaccatatattttttgaacGAGTGGATAAGTAGATTTACGTGTTTACACGTGGTTCACATGCATTTATTCAGAATTTAAATCTGAATTTGTCTTCATTCCAGGAACTTTCCTCGTATCCGACGCCCGTGAGTATGCCACATCAGAtttctgctttttttttttaattttaccttttgttttctctcgTGCACGTTTAATTTCTGCGATACTTGAATGTCGGCAAATTTGTTTTAGGATAACGTACAGCTTCCATGCACGTCGCGTGGCatcatttgatttatttaactATATTTTGACACACGTGATTTAacagaaaaaaatagttttctttaattgtatgtgcaaaaaatgaaatttaaaaacaaaatcaatttaaatccTCTTTTATACAAGACTAAAATTAATGAgatttatttctttcattttataaatttttatgtggCTTAATTATGTGTCAAGTAAATTCTCCAATTAATATCACTTCACCAATGCTATCAAAATCAATAAGATGACAATGATATATTAgaataaataatagaaaagtaataaatgtatgtatttattatttaaaaagttgaatcaaatcattctttttcttaaataaaaaatgatgtaaaagtaaaatttctcatagacttataaaaaaaatttactcaatAATAGGTGTATGTCactacaaaaatataatttttcacctATCAAAAGCATTTTGACCGAATCTCAATGATTCTATCCATAGTATAGTACGAGGATAAACAAGATGAGATGTCTAACCAAAGTAGGATAGAAAAGGGTCGAACGGTATGTTGAAGGCAAGGGATATTTAAATAACATTCTATATGagattacttttttttttaattatttattaattgttattaattaaaacatcatttgtcattttatatatatatatgtgatgttaatgtaaaaattaaaaataccaCATGATCATCTTATCATAACACTTCAATATATTACCTTATCATctattataatatgttaatatattataattaccatggtataaaataacaaatagcATTTTAACTAATGACAATTAGTCAATTTGTTGGTTGTAAAGCCTTCTTcagtacaaaataaaaatataagaatttgattgaacgtaataaaaaaaataaaatttatttgatttttctcatataattcaagatttttttAGTAAATATTACGTCTTTGTTCTTTCAAATTTGTacaatatttatttaagaGGACCACCAATTGTAATATGGACAAGATGAAAACATTGACtgtaatttccttgaaaaagaTTGAGATTTTCATTTAGaccattaattaaattttttttgctaaCTTGGGTCAAGGGATAGCCCGATCGATGTTACCTTGTAGACATTAAGGCATTTGATATTTGGTATTTGAATCGATCTCAGCCCTTAGCGTACGTTGTTTATCAATTTTAGAACTAATTATTGTACCATGGAAGTAACTAGTAAGTATAAAGAGATAAGGTAATAACCATATCTCCCATTGTACAATGCAAACAtgagacaaaaatataaaatatcaatatttccCTTGTGTGGAATCAGAGGCTTCTGCTTCTAATACCATCGAGTGAATAATATCTcacaagaacaaagggaatAATGTAGCCAAAAACAATGTGACAATTAGAtggatatttatatataaaaaagagaGTTGAAATGAGCCAAAAGTGTCTTcttccaaaggaagaaaattttgaagaagcTTCAAGCAATAAGAAAGAGAGGCATCACTAGTGCTTGAAGCAAGTTGCCTACTCCCTTGTGCTTATCTCTGTGGGTATTCCAAAATATCCTATTGAGAGTTTGGTAATGCCATGCTCACTATTTTTATATGTAGCCATCAACATCATACAtagaagaaaataaactttaaatttattatattaaaattaaattattctaTACAAgcacaaatttttttctttttagttctGTTTTTTTCAGTAATGTGTTGAATTGCTTTCAAACAAACTTCACTTTTGCGCTGTATTTTATACTTCCTTACTAGATATCTTCTTCggttatattatttaaataagtataatgtttaaaaaggtttctaaattgttttaaaaaatttaaataaatctttattcttttattacatttaatcaaactcttatatttttatttaagtcaaataagcttttataattatttgttgACTAAATACCatttatcatcaattatgatatcacatgtcattttatatcacaAGACATTAATCAAAATGCGATATGCCATTTTATATCATATGACCATGTTATTATGCCACGtttatcatcaattatgatatgtcaaCATACCACATCATCATGAATTtgagcatttggctcattggttggtACATGATCCTTGTCTAAAAAGTAGGATTTGAATTCTCCCATccccaattatatatataaaaaaaaaaatataccacttcatcatcaattataacatGTTAGTATGTCGTGTCAACGCCACatagtataaaataaaaaatgatacttTGAGTAAGTTAATCATTAGTTATAAGGATTTGttttacttaaaataaaaatataaaggctTGATTATACAAGATAAAAGCATAAAGatgtatttaaattttcttaaataatctaagaattttttagatattacgTCATTTAAATAAGTCAATCATTGTCGTTGATTTTTCAACTAATATGTGCTTTggttaattatataaaaaaccTTACTTTCTAAGGGTAATTATGTACAActtcagttttctttttctttttaaaaaagaaaatcattatAAGAATTCAAAGCATGAATTaatatcattatttaattatttattttatttttttggtatctttttattattcctTTGATCCCAAAATCATGTAATCTGttcaaattattaaaatttcccAACCCACagtatttctcttttctcccaTAAGTAAACAAGGTTAGGTAATTAGCAGTGTTTCTTCTTTGACacattcaagagaaaaatgttttcttgGCTTGGTGTCACTAATTTCATCAAAAGAGACTTCCGAACTGATTGATGTTCTTGAACATGTTGCTGCCTTCaagaatttctttaaaaaaaaaaaaaattgccatTTTGATTAAAGCTGTTAGCTAGATAagttctttctttatttttcttttttattattcctTTAATTAGAgcctttatttcttttgaaaacgAAGCCACGATGCTGCTACCCTTCATGTCCCAAATGTATTTGGACAAAAAAATTGTGCAAagtacaaataaatataaaaaaattgtgaaaagGTTACATAGAATAATAGTTTTGTCAGCATTGTGGAGGAGAATTCGAGCTTCCTGTGGTAAAAAGGAGAGGAGAACATCCAAGTGAAAAGAAtgcatatttttcttttctcctgtTTGTTTCTGTTGATTTTTTTGGCAATTACTAACACTAATACTAATTACAGTAAGTCAAGAAAACCTTTTTATCTTGAGCGTGTTGGACAGTTGATATGATTTTGAGGCAGGGAGAAGAAAGAGGACATGGGATCGATGGAGATACCCAGGGGATTTGCATTCCTCTTTAACTTTATAAATTCCACATTAACCATCCAAGATTTCCAGCCTAGAATCTCTgggatgaaatttgaaattttcattgcTGAGCTGtcttgagaaaattatatttatctttcattatctttttcatttaatattaaaaattacaaaaacaaattggATTTGTAGATGCATTAAATCTTAATTCCATTAAACTCCCAAATTTGTAAGCATAAATCAAGAGCGGGGCAGAAGTCTACCAACAGTTGaactccttttctttttaacagATAAACCAAAACCCTAACTTAGTGTCTTTTTCGATAAAGGAAAAGTCCTCACTTTCGAAACCCCTGTTCAATCAAAATTAGTGTGAAAGTTGGAAACTTAACTTGGGTTTTTACTGCTTTGGTTTTTGGTGATTGCGTGTTTGTTGAATTGCCTGTTGGAACGTTAAACTCTGCTGATCATGGCTAAGTTAGTGAAACATGAAGGCAACAACATTGATAGACTCAGTGGTCTACCAGATTCAATTATATCTCACATCCTGTCATTACTTCCCACAAAATATGCAGTCCGCACCTCCGTTTTATCAACTAGATGGAGGTTTCTTTCTACTTCAGTTTCTACTCttgatttttatgattatGAGAACCCTTCTGAAAGGTTTATGAACTTTGTGGATAGAGTGTTGTTGTTTCATAATGCGGCATGTATTAAGAGATTTCGTCTCATTTGTGGTGGATTCCATGAAGATGTCGATGCTTATAGAATTTGTGGTTGGATATCTTTTGCTTTACGGCAACGTCTTCAAGAACTTTATTTAGAGATACGGATTGGAGACCCAAGGGGTATGTTGCCTGCGAGTCTCTTTAGGAATAAGACACTCACGAAATTAGAGCTAGATGTTTCAAAGTTTGTTATGACCATTCCTACTAAGGTCTGCCTTCCAAGTCTTAAAAGTCTCCATCTTGACTGTTTAGAATTTGTCGATGATGATTCAGTTCGAAGGCTTTTCTCTAGTTGCCCTGTGCTTGAAGACTTGTTTATATGCTCTTGTCTCTGGCGCAATGTTAGAGAGTTAAATATTTCTAATCCTTCACTCAAGAGATTGACTTTGAACCTTTTCGGTGATTGTGGCCGACTTTCTCATGTTGTCATTGATGCCCCAAATCTTGTCTACTTCAAATTCTATGGGACTTTACTAGAGAGATATTCATTAGTAAACCTACATCCTCTTGCAAAGGTTGATATGAGAAATCTAGTTAAtcttggagaaaaattggtcAACCAAGATGCtgcaattaatttttttaatggaatTAGTAATGTTCGATCACTTTATTGCAATGATGATTTATTGTGGGTAAGTtcatttactctttttttgttgataCTACATTTTGAAATATAGTTGGTACAAATGTTCTATAATTGATAGTTGCAAATGAGACCCAAAGGGATACTTGTAAATTCTTACTTGAtgaatttatgtttttaagtAGTGTAATATCTTGGATTCACAGTTTTATTGTAATTTATAATCTAACAcaacttttttattattattattgtaattttaGCATCTAAATTTGTGCAACAAGCCCGTGCCTGTGTTTCACAACCTGGTCCACGTAGAGATTAGAAGAAAGTGTTTGAGGCAAAAGACTGGACTGGCTGAGTTGCTTGAATGTTCAATTAACCTGGAGACTCTTATTGTTCATAATGtatgaattaaaatatatctaaCAGTTACTCTAGGCATTTGTAAAGCTGCAAACACTTAatatctcttttttctttttgaggtTCAGGGAGCTTTCGGAGATCTATTCTGGCATCGACCTGAAAATATACCTTTTTGTCTCTTGTCTCACCTTAAggtgattgaaatttattcatttggtggtcATATGGAAATGGTTgagtattttttaaagaatgcAAGAGTTTTAGAGAAGCTCAAAATACAAATGGCCCTGAAAGTGAGAAAACAATTTGAGATTGCCAAGAAATTGTTGATGTTGTCAAGGGAATCAAAGATATGCCAAGTGGAAGTGGTCTAATATCCTTCATCTTCATCAATTTGGAAGTTGTAGCCTTTTTTGTGCGCAGATTTACTTTTGGTGACAGAAGAATTTATTCTTCTGGTTTGGGATTCTCTGTTTCAGCTTGAATTCTGTTTTATGAGGCATAAGCTGTATGGATTATGGCTGATGTTGTTGAGATATAGCAGTGAATTCTTTCagtggtatatatatatatatatatgtagctTGATTTGACTGTAAATGAATCCTTATCATAGTTACATCCTACAAAACACTACCTATATTCACATTGAGTCAGTGATTTGTTCATTATCTTAGTTTAAGTAATGTAAAGGCATCTAAACTGTGCATGGATTCAATTGGGTTCGATGAATGTTGCCTAAGACAAAGGCAATGAAAATGCCATTGCTTTTTTTGGTGAGAGTTGAACACATTATCTTGACAATTTTTTAATGCTGAGGGGACATTAAGGAAGGAATTTATATCTTTCCACCATAAGCTTTTATACCCTATCTTGGTGTGGGTCAAGGGAGTGAATGGAGGCTAAGCAAGGCCCATGCCGTtagaaaaattacaaaaacaaaGGAACAAAATAGAATAATAAAGAGGAATGTATCCTCCCTGACTGTAGAAACAGACCATGACGAAGGCTGAAACGGTCCCCCAACTAAATGTCCatagaaaagagagaaacggATAGAAAATTTGGCATTCCCATCCCATTTCGCCTCTATATAAGCTAATGCAGATAGCACAATATGTCCACACTGTTCGGGACTTGGGGAGATAAAGCAGATGGCAGCAACGTTTACTAGAGGTGCTCATACAATTAATTCCATATTTTCCAAGTAAGCTTTTCCAATTTTTCCTAAGAAAGTTTTCATCTTTGCattatgttttgttatcatttaTGAGTTAAAACATTACATAAACTATTAATTATAGTATCAATTACACATATTACAAATTATTCATTAGTATCAAAACATGAGAAATTGACTCCGTTGAGAGTTTATGAAAACACGAGAAGTCGACTGCATCGATAATTTACTCATTATAATATCAACAAGTTGAAGTAATTGGTCTTGAATTTAAAACTTATCAATGGTTTGTCTTAGTGCTATCCTAAGATGGAAGTAATTACATCCAATAAGGAACCCTAAAAATAGATTTGGtaatatttatattcattGACTATATTAGGTAAGTTAGCTTGGTTATTCAAGCATGTTTATTTGTCTTATAGCATTAATGCTTGTGTTTACATTGAGAAAGCAGGCCAACAATAAGAAAGTACTGCAGCAAGGGCAACAGTAGTGGTGATACACTACGTGAGCCCATGAAACTGGAAGCTGAGGaagtgaagaagaagagcACGGGAGGTCACCATGATGGGAGTTGCTGGGTTCCCCATGACCGGACTGGAATATACTATCCCAAGGGCCAAGAGAAAGTGATGGCTGATGTTCCTGCTGCAGCTGGGAAGGATACTCAGATCAATTGGTTCTCATAGCACTAGGGCTATGCCAGAAGCCGGCGTCgtttatgtatttttatttaaaatataatttataataactctTAGATCAACTCATGCAATTAGTTTTTGTACTCTATCAAAGGATTAGATTTAACtcttatataataatttgtaaaatttgaatcatatact
It includes:
- the LOC108662514 gene encoding uncharacterized protein LOC108662514, giving the protein MAATFTRGAHTINSIFSKPTIRKYCSKGNSSGDTLREPMKLEAEEVKKKSTGGHHDGSCWVPHDRTGIYYPKGQEKVMADVPAAAGKDTQINWFS
- the LOC18595455 gene encoding F-box/LRR-repeat protein At3g59200; translation: MAKLVKHEGNNIDRLSGLPDSIISHILSLLPTKYAVRTSVLSTRWRFLSTSVSTLDFYDYENPSERFMNFVDRVLLFHNAACIKRFRLICGGFHEDVDAYRICGWISFALRQRLQELYLEIRIGDPRGMLPASLFRNKTLTKLELDVSKFVMTIPTKVCLPSLKSLHLDCLEFVDDDSVRRLFSSCPVLEDLFICSCLWRNVRELNISNPSLKRLTLNLFGDCGRLSHVVIDAPNLVYFKFYGTLLERYSLVNLHPLAKVDMRNLVNLGEKLVNQDAAINFFNGISNVRSLYCNDDLLWHLNLCNKPVPVFHNLVHVEIRRKCLRQKTGLAELLECSINLETLIVHNGAFGDLFWHRPENIPFCLLSHLKVIEIYSFGGHMEMVEYFLKNARVLEKLKIQMALKVRKQFEIAKKLLMLSRESKICQVEVV